A portion of the Mesobacillus boroniphilus genome contains these proteins:
- the smpB gene encoding SsrA-binding protein SmpB, which produces MPKGEGKVVAQNKKANHDYFIEETYEAGVVLQGTEIKSIRNGRVQLKDSYAKVHNGELFLYNLHISPYEQGNRYNHDPLRTRKLLLHKRQINQLIGETKEAGYALVPLKIYLKNGYAKVLIGLGKGKKNYDKRETLKKKEAGRDIERAFRERQKM; this is translated from the coding sequence ATGCCAAAAGGTGAGGGAAAAGTCGTCGCACAAAATAAAAAAGCAAACCACGACTATTTCATCGAAGAAACTTATGAAGCCGGAGTAGTTCTTCAGGGAACAGAGATTAAATCAATCCGTAACGGACGCGTCCAGCTAAAGGATTCATACGCGAAAGTCCATAATGGTGAGTTATTCTTATATAACCTGCACATCAGCCCATATGAACAGGGAAACCGTTATAACCATGACCCGCTGCGGACAAGAAAGCTTTTGCTTCACAAACGCCAGATCAATCAGCTGATTGGTGAAACGAAGGAAGCAGGATATGCGCTGGTGCCATTGAAGATTTACCTAAAGAACGGATACGCGAAGGTTTTAATCGGTCTTGGTAAGGGTAAAAAGAACTATGACAAGCGTGAGACGCTAAAGAAGAAGGAAGCAGGCCGTGATATTGAGCGTGCATTCCGCGAACGCCAGAAAATGTAA